The Streptomyces sp. NBC_00576 genome contains the following window.
CCCCAGCACGAACAGCAGCTGCCCACGCCGTACGGGAACGTCTGCGCCCGGCACCGGTACGGCGACGCCCCCGGCGGCCTCCACGGCCCGCTCCAGCTGCTCGCTCCGCGCCCGCAGCCGTACGGCCACGACAGCCCACGAGCCCAGCACGACCACGACTCCGAAGGCGGTCAGCCCCCACGACTTCGAGGAGGCCTCCGCGGCGAGGGCGAGCAACAGCAGGGGCGCGCCGACCCACACGAGCTCGGGCCGGGCGAGCACCCACAGCACGTACACCGCGAACCCGGCCGCGACGAACGGCCACAGGCCGCCGGCCATCGCCACCAGGGCGCCCACGCACAGCACAAGGGTGGCCAGACCGGCCGCGACCGACCGGCGCACCCGCAGAAAGGTCCAGCGCGGCGGCAGCGCGGCCGACCAGCCCGCCGCACGGGCGGTGGTCCAGTCCTGGCAGCCGTCGGGTATGGAGGCGGAGGGCAGCCGCAGCGACTCGTCGGGGAAGGCCACGCGGCTCAGCCGACCGCGAGCAGAATCGCCAGCAGAACCGCACCCGCGACGGCGGGCGCCATGATCTCGTACGCCCATTTCACGGTCACCTCGCCCTGTGAGGTGGCCGCCTTCTGCCGGGCCTCCCACAGTTGGCTCAGGTCGTCCATGATCTGGTCGTTCTGGGCCCGGGTCGGACCGGGCGGAATCAGGGACGGCCGTCCGCCACCTCCGTCGGCCTCGCGGGCGGCACGCGTCTCGGCCCGGTTGGCGCGCTTGCGCGCGCGCAGCGAGACGGGGACGGCCCAGAGCTGGTACTTGGCACCGGACTCGACGACGACCTCGTTCGAGAAGCCCGACCGGAACCCGGCGACGGCCCCCCAGGGCACCACGACGACCCGGAACGGGTTGCGCACGCGCAGCCGGTGGTCGTTCCCGAACACGGCGGGCCGCAGCGTGAAGGCGACGACCAGGGGTACGGCGAAGAGCAGCGTGGCGAGTGCCAGCCAAGGCGTCCGCCCGTGGCCGACGATCAGCGCGTCACCGCCGAGCCAGCCGGCGAGCCCGAGCAGCAGCACTCCGGCCACGAGGGAGGAGGGTGCCCGATAGATCCGGTCGGGAGACTCGGGCTGCGTAGGGCCCTGCGCGGGCGACGGGTGGTCCGGGGTCGTCATGCCCCCGATTCTGCCCGACACCTCGAACAACCCTTGCCGCCGGTGCCAGTACCCAGCCCGTCCGGCGTTTTGAGGACGCGGCCGTCCAGGCCGAAGGGGTCTGGGGCGAAGGGGTCTGGGGCGAAGGGGGTCTGGGGCGCAGCTCCAGCGGGGTCGAAGGGGCGGAACCCTGGGGATGGGACGGGTAGGGGCGGCGGGGGCGAGAAAACCCACACCCACCCCCAGCTATTTCTCCGGGGCTGTACAGCCGCTACGCGCGTAGATATGCTCGGCTTGTGACCATGCCCACCACTGCATCCACCGCACTCCCGCTCAAGGACGTGACCGCGTCCAACAGCACGCTGCGCCGCTTCCTTCACGGGCTGCCCGGCGTCGACGCGGTCGGCCTGGAGGCGCGCGCCGCCTCCCTCGGCACGCGTTCCATCAAGACGACCGCGAAGGCGTACGCCATCGACCTCGCCATCTCGATGGTCGACCTGACGACG
Protein-coding sequences here:
- a CDS encoding PH domain-containing protein, with product MTTPDHPSPAQGPTQPESPDRIYRAPSSLVAGVLLLGLAGWLGGDALIVGHGRTPWLALATLLFAVPLVVAFTLRPAVFGNDHRLRVRNPFRVVVVPWGAVAGFRSGFSNEVVVESGAKYQLWAVPVSLRARKRANRAETRAAREADGGGGRPSLIPPGPTRAQNDQIMDDLSQLWEARQKAATSQGEVTVKWAYEIMAPAVAGAVLLAILLAVG